A single window of Bradyrhizobium elkanii USDA 76 DNA harbors:
- a CDS encoding Ulp1 family isopeptidase codes for MDFPSTKRVREQSDSTGPQESSPAAPSATAATFERQLSEIGSSGEGDGAMPAASTPQPAQSKGILRRLSKSPLYSQDAPLIFGLEKALIKGGAAKGTAQNNLYSLRSFGQWLFANNKDPIAARLDDEESLTVDARVFEKRPATLLRAIDHLRTSRSTGGIVPIAGRTELHPYPQDAALIEEYKNDAATDTGKKDASKNATALRSFSDYLRENSKKGIAARLSDEALDGDVKSYKRAPGADSRIGAALAHLRKSQAGAKAMELERHIDSEDAALKESRQVGDAAAQHSSSQKAGSWPEELLPAEGHDQNLLLGPMDEPGPPSSAPQPAQSTGVAIGHKKRPLHSEDVPLIAGFEEALRNGSAAERTVRNYLSSLRSFGQRLYANNKKSIFARLDDEESLTADARELFEKRPATLLRAIDHLRTSRSTGGIVPIAGRTELHPYPQDAALIEEYKNEAATDTGKKEEARRDATALRSFSDYLRENNKKGIAGRLSGKALDGDVKSYKKDAGADSRIGAALAHLRKSQVGPKAMELERHIDPEDAAVMESRQVGDAAAQHSAWQKAGSWLEELLPAEGHDQNLLLGPMDEPGASSSAPQPAQSTGILIGHDKQPLHTEDAPLISGLEEALRNGNAAERTARGYVRTLLSFGHWLFANNKDPIAARLDDEKSLTADAREFIGKGNPLRLLAAIVHLRTSQSTGGVVRIAGRTELHPYPQDAALIEEYKNEAATDTGKKDASRKDATALRSFSDYLRDNNRPGIAAGLGTSFDGDVESYRKVAGADSRIGAALARLRKSQAGAEAMEHERHIDPEEAALRESRRVGDAAAQHIASQKGGSWPEELLPAEGHDQDLLLGLMDEPGPSSSAPQSAQSTWIVIGKRKQPLYSVDAPLISGLERALIKGGFSKSAAEQHGGSLRSFSRWLFAKEKPSIRDRLDNKSLTDGGEVLEFIGEGNPKRLVQAIDYLRTLRSTGEVPISRRAKLNPHPQNVAFINPEDTVLMEPRRVDAAAAQHSASQETGRRPEELPAEGRDQDLLLGLMDEPRSSSSLEPAARHDQAPDPGEPDRQQSPDEPMAALARSNRLPSEEVLINDEHDTAELRPAKRQRTLNNPQGVAGERQLSEIANSGGQPTPAPTHQQGTSSWETQPMLLRSGYEDVTAPHAVATYVGGAAAQHSARQRAVSRPLVLPEGYDQDLRLMVEDGPSWPEVPPEQAQDIVQAGQEPAWPTVEAAPTHSARARSNTYGGIEVSFNPNSPASFELRDNAWSPAPGFPPPFAGPVPGHHQGAQQLGSPQGLSPVSAHSDDDALAWLSEELARQMQEPASPSTARAQDLYRGFEALLDPDAAELDDSAHFAPAPSARARSDTYGGLEVSFNPNSPASFELRDNAWSRAPGFPPPSAGPVPGHHQGARQLGSPQGLSPVSAHSDDDALAWLSEELARQMQEPASPSTAGAQDLYRGFGALLDPDAAELDDSAHFAPAPSARARSDTYDGLPLVDLTAPAPSPLRDDIVRRFPITSSDAQIGALNPIALSHNRGLVLEDTEWLGDEHILRDYQLQELDLQRSDSDLAARTRFVDPLEALRLRLGAESDVLRVFHRIVHDRRDNDTADFLLLPVNDASATDRGRHWSLLFVDRSNRQWPVAYHYDSYGRYNETHARQLAERLNIALQPAGMAQQQNTYDCGVFVVDGTRELVRQLAQGREPDQLNLSNVVANRQALQARLRG; via the coding sequence ATGGATTTCCCCTCGACCAAGCGGGTGCGTGAACAATCGGACAGCACGGGCCCGCAAGAGAGCTCACCCGCGGCTCCGTCCGCAACCGCGGCGACCTTTGAGCGGCAATTGAGCGAGATCGGCAGTTCAGGTGAAGGTGATGGAGCAATGCCGGCCGCCTCGACGCCGCAGCCGGCTCAGTCAAAAGGGATTCTGAGAAGGCTCAGCAAAAGCCCCCTTTATTCCCAGGATGCTCCCCTTATTTTTGGGCTTGAGAAGGCCCTCATCAAGGGCGGGGCCGCCAAAGGCACCGCACAAAATAATCTATATTCTCTTCGCAGCTTTGGCCAGTGGCTCTTCGCAAATAACAAAGATCCCATTGCTGCTCGGCTCGACGACGAAGAGTCGCTGACCGTTGATGCGCGCGTGTTCGAAAAGCGTCCCGCGACACTCCTTAGGGCAATAGACCATCTCAGGACCTCGCGGTCGACGGGCGGAATCGTGCCGATCGCAGGCCGCACTGAGTTGCATCCTTATCCCCAGGACGCAGCTCTGATCGAAGAGTACAAAAACGACGCAGCGACAGATACCGGCAAGAAGGATGCAAGCAAGAATGCAACTGCTCTTCGCAGTTTCAGCGACTACCTGCGTGAAAACAGCAAGAAGGGCATTGCTGCTCGTCTTTCAGACGAGGCGTTGGATGGAGATGTCAAGAGCTATAAGAGGGCCCCCGGTGCTGATTCGAGGATCGGTGCCGCTCTGGCTCATCTCCGAAAATCGCAGGCGGGCGCTAAGGCGATGGAGCTCGAGCGCCATATTGATTCCGAAGACGCGGCCCTGAAGGAGTCGAGGCAGGTCGGCGACGCTGCTGCGCAGCACAGTTCGTCGCAGAAAGCTGGCAGTTGGCCAGAGGAATTGCTTCCTGCGGAAGGCCATGATCAGAATTTGCTTTTGGGTCCGATGGACGAACCCGGCCCGCCGTCCTCGGCGCCGCAGCCGGCTCAGTCAACTGGGGTTGCGATAGGGCACAAGAAGCGGCCTCTTCATTCCGAGGATGTTCCCCTTATTGCGGGGTTTGAGGAGGCCCTCCGGAATGGGAGCGCCGCCGAACGCACCGTCCGAAACTATCTATCTTCTCTTCGCAGCTTTGGCCAGAGGCTCTACGCAAATAACAAAAAGAGCATTTTTGCTCGGCTCGACGACGAAGAGTCACTGACCGCTGATGCGCGCGAGTTGTTCGAAAAGCGTCCCGCGACACTCCTTAGGGCAATAGACCATCTCAGGACCTCGCGGTCGACGGGCGGAATCGTGCCGATCGCAGGCCGCACTGAGTTGCATCCTTATCCCCAGGACGCAGCTCTCATCGAAGAGTACAAAAACGAAGCAGCGACAGATACCGGCAAGAAGGAAGAAGCCAGGAGGGATGCAACGGCTCTTCGCAGTTTCAGTGACTACCTGCGTGAAAACAACAAGAAGGGCATTGCTGGTCGGCTTTCAGGCAAGGCGCTGGATGGAGATGTCAAGAGCTATAAGAAGGACGCCGGTGCTGATTCGAGGATCGGCGCCGCTCTGGCTCATCTCCGAAAATCACAGGTGGGCCCTAAAGCGATGGAGCTCGAGCGCCATATTGATCCCGAAGACGCGGCCGTGATGGAGTCGAGACAGGTCGGCGACGCCGCTGCGCAGCACAGTGCGTGGCAGAAAGCTGGCAGTTGGCTAGAGGAATTGCTTCCTGCGGAAGGCCATGATCAGAATTTGCTTTTGGGGCCGATGGACGAACCCGGCGCGTCGTCCTCGGCGCCGCAGCCGGCTCAGTCAACTGGAATTTTGATAGGGCACGACAAGCAGCCTCTTCATACCGAGGATGCTCCCCTTATTTCGGGGCTTGAGGAGGCCCTCCGTAATGGGAACGCCGCCGAACGCACCGCCAGGGGCTATGTACGTACTCTTCTCAGCTTTGGCCACTGGCTCTTCGCAAATAACAAAGATCCCATTGCTGCTCGGCTCGACGACGAAAAGTCACTGACCGCTGATGCGCGCGAGTTCATCGGAAAGGGTAATCCCTTAAGACTTCTTGCGGCGATAGTTCATCTCCGAACCTCGCAGTCGACGGGCGGAGTCGTGCGGATCGCAGGCCGCACTGAGTTGCATCCTTATCCCCAGGACGCGGCTCTCATCGAAGAGTACAAAAACGAAGCAGCGACAGATACCGGCAAGAAGGATGCAAGCAGGAAGGATGCAACTGCTCTTCGCAGTTTCAGCGACTACCTGCGTGACAACAACAGGCCGGGCATTGCTGCTGGGCTCGGCACGTCGTTTGACGGAGATGTCGAGAGCTATAGGAAGGTCGCCGGTGCTGATTCCAGGATTGGCGCCGCACTGGCTCGTCTCCGAAAATCGCAGGCCGGCGCTGAGGCGATGGAGCACGAGCGCCATATTGATCCCGAAGAGGCGGCCCTGAGGGAGTCGAGGCGGGTCGGCGACGCCGCTGCGCAGCACATTGCGTCGCAGAAGGGTGGCAGTTGGCCAGAGGAATTGCTTCCTGCGGAAGGCCATGATCAGGATTTGCTTTTGGGGCTGATGGATGAACCCGGCCCGTCGTCCTCGGCGCCGCAGTCGGCTCAGTCAACTTGGATTGTGATAGGGAAGAGGAAGCAGCCTCTTTATTCCGTGGATGCTCCCCTTATTTCGGGGCTTGAGAGGGCCCTCATCAAGGGCGGGTTCAGCAAATCCGCTGCCGAGCAGCACGGAGGTTCTCTTCGTAGCTTTAGCCGTTGGCTTTTCGCAAAAGAAAAACCGAGCATTCGTGATCGGCTCGACAATAAGTCGCTGACCGATGGCGGTGAGGTGCTCGAGTTCATCGGAGAGGGTAATCCAAAGAGACTCGTTCAGGCAATCGACTATCTCCGGACCTTGCGGTCGACGGGCGAAGTGCCGATCTCACGACGCGCTAAGCTGAATCCTCACCCCCAGAACGTGGCCTTTATCAATCCCGAAGACACGGTACTGATGGAGCCGAGGCGCGTCGACGCCGCCGCTGCGCAGCACAGCGCGTCGCAGGAAACTGGCCGTCGGCCAGAGGAGCTTCCCGCGGAAGGCCGCGATCAGGATTTGCTTTTGGGGCTGATGGACGAACCCCGCTCGTCGTCATCTCTCGAGCCAGCCGCGCGCCATGACCAGGCACCGGATCCCGGAGAGCCCGACCGCCAGCAGTCCCCGGACGAGCCGATGGCTGCGCTTGCCAGGAGCAACCGCCTGCCAAGCGAGGAGGTCCTCATCAACGATGAGCATGACACAGCTGAGTTGAGGCCAGCGAAGAGGCAGAGGACCCTAAACAATCCGCAAGGCGTTGCCGGCGAGCGGCAGCTGAGCGAGATCGCCAATTCAGGCGGCCAGCCGACACCGGCGCCTACCCATCAACAGGGTACGTCGTCATGGGAGACGCAGCCGATGCTGCTGCGGAGCGGCTACGAAGATGTCACGGCGCCGCATGCGGTCGCGACGTACGTCGGGGGCGCCGCTGCGCAGCACAGCGCGCGGCAGCGAGCTGTCAGTCGGCCATTGGTCCTCCCGGAAGGTTACGATCAGGATCTGCGCTTAATGGTGGAAGACGGCCCATCGTGGCCCGAGGTTCCTCCTGAGCAGGCGCAGGACATAGTCCAAGCTGGGCAGGAACCTGCCTGGCCGACCGTGGAAGCAGCGCCAACGCACTCTGCCAGGGCTCGCTCAAACACCTACGGCGGTATTGAGGTGTCGTTTAATCCGAATTCGCCCGCATCATTTGAGTTGCGTGACAATGCTTGGAGCCCGGCGCCTGGCTTTCCGCCGCCGTTTGCCGGGCCGGTACCGGGGCATCACCAGGGCGCTCAACAGCTCGGCTCGCCGCAGGGGCTTTCTCCGGTGTCCGCCCACTCGGACGATGACGCTTTGGCGTGGTTGAGCGAGGAGCTTGCGCGGCAGATGCAAGAACCGGCATCACCATCAACTGCCAGGGCTCAGGATCTCTATCGTGGGTTTGAGGCACTGCTTGATCCGGATGCGGCCGAGTTGGATGACAGTGCTCACTTTGCGCCAGCGCCTTCTGCCAGGGCTCGCTCAGACACCTACGGCGGTCTTGAGGTATCGTTTAATCCGAATTCGCCCGCATCATTTGAGTTGCGCGACAATGCTTGGAGCCGGGCGCCTGGCTTTCCGCCGCCGTCTGCCGGGCCGGTACCGGGGCATCACCAGGGCGCTCGACAGCTCGGCTCGCCGCAGGGGCTTTCTCCGGTGTCCGCCCACTCGGACGATGACGCTTTGGCGTGGTTGAGCGAGGAGCTTGCGCGGCAGATGCAAGAACCGGCATCACCATCAACTGCCGGGGCTCAGGATCTCTATCGTGGGTTTGGGGCACTGCTTGATCCGGATGCGGCCGAGTTGGATGACAGTGCTCACTTTGCGCCAGCGCCTTCTGCCAGGGCTCGTTCAGACACCTACGACGGTCTTCCATTGGTTGATCTGACCGCGCCCGCACCGTCCCCATTGCGCGACGATATCGTGCGGCGGTTTCCGATCACCTCCTCCGATGCTCAGATCGGGGCGTTGAATCCGATAGCCTTGTCCCACAACCGCGGGCTGGTGCTCGAGGACACGGAATGGCTGGGCGACGAGCATATCCTCAGGGATTACCAGCTTCAGGAGCTGGATTTGCAGAGGAGCGATTCGGATCTCGCCGCCCGGACGCGGTTCGTAGATCCCCTCGAAGCGCTGCGGCTGCGCCTGGGCGCGGAGAGCGACGTGCTACGCGTATTCCATCGCATCGTCCATGATCGGCGTGATAACGATACAGCCGACTTCCTGTTGCTGCCAGTGAACGATGCCAGTGCTACGGACCGCGGCAGGCATTGGTCGCTGCTGTTCGTTGATCGCAGCAACCGGCAATGGCCTGTCGCCTATCACTACGATTCCTACGGGAGATACAACGAGACGCATGCAAGACAACTCGCAGAAAGGCTGAACATCGCCCTGCAGCCCGCCGGCATGGCCCAGCAGCAGAACACTTATGATTGCGGCGTCTTTGTCGTGGACGGCACGCGGGAGCTGGTTAGGCAATTGGCGCAAGGACGGGAGCCAGACCAGCTGAACCTCAGCAACGTCGTTGCCAATCGGCAGGCACTGCAAGCGCGACTCAGGGGGTGA
- a CDS encoding amino acid adenylation domain-containing protein, with translation MGHVIRVALCVDAIFRDWAARANILCVASVEELSIVLNTESVEWVFSVANPFVLPPDVMSLVRRGAFNYHDGPLPRYAGVHATSWALLAQETEYAITWHRIDDGVDTGDLVVQRQVLIAPIDTALTLNLKCYEAAVESFRELLTGLANGALSSWPQALADRSYFPRRRRPDAAGCLRWGRSAQDLSATTRALDFGLYHFNPLCLSKALVGDDVVAVRCLEVSSGRSGFSAGSLVEVDPGHWRVATGTNDVYVFFGSLGAEVLDAQTLARRCDLYVGDRLPILSDDEARSITVAHEMLAPREDFWRQRLQQFKMSQLPFLSSSEAMASPRWQSSSRLIPIALAELSAVDRTEHLLSAWLIYLARITGESELQLGWTPAPSGSRAGLKSSMEMLVASVVPMQVTIDLDRDFAEVHRAIAFECAQLRENDSFARDLIVRCPTLRGMGALRSRRPWPMGVTVTENSCCAADDLASSPTSETVLSGDLLTFEVCALDGSFRWHFDAGRLAPRQVDRLTEHLQNLLFAVMADAQQAVGRIDLLSTAERAYLLEELNRTAAPYPEQQCIHELFEEQVRKAPEAVAVVFEDERLSYGELNARANRLAHHLIGLGVRPDQPVAICLERSPAMVVGLLAILKAGGAYLPLDPAYPSARLRQVLDDAAPQLLLADAAGRSALGCDALGDVTVVDLETATPAWAELPASNPDPRALGLSSRHLAYVIYTSGSTGTPKGVMVEHRGLVNLVAWHVQTFCPQPETSCALTAGMAFDASTWELWSALYNRSTLLLPPRAPAGDSLLLLKWWRDQSLGVGFLITPLATIVLEDKLVNSTLKYLLIGGDRLQRVPAPLPAGLKLINNYGPTEATVVATSGRLFVEDVVPHIGRPIANTRVYLLDGHGAPVPFGAVGELYIGGAGVARGYLNRPALTAERFIASPFVEGDRLYRTGDLARYLPDGNLEFLGRNDEQVKIRGFRIEPGEIAARLCEHPLVREAVVVAQQDGAGDKHLVAYLVCAPEAGSDEEDGSTLAGALRAHVSARLPDYMVPSAFVRLSGLPLTVNGKLDRKALPAPEDDAYARRTYEPPRGEIETALAEIWAELLGLERVGRHDNFFELGGHSLLAVQLLSRAVDLGIKFSAADLFQAPALKELASNVHLESQPSRSGLICVRETGSQPPLFFVPTGLGDCSYIASLAQEMDVDCPVYGLPWPQFSAAQFPTVQEIASQASMAIREIQPRGPYRFSGYSSGGILAYAIAQQLLKLNEAVSFIGLIDVVLFANASRTSPTQMIQEVLLESLELDDEKFEILDRFAGQNSISRLLEKAQRIGAIPLDRDLRNDILTYERATQFQRALALYQVPSLPVEIHRKRSFSPI, from the coding sequence ATGGGGCACGTCATCCGCGTGGCGCTGTGTGTCGACGCCATATTCCGCGATTGGGCTGCTCGCGCTAATATCTTGTGTGTCGCGAGCGTTGAAGAGCTCTCGATAGTGCTCAACACCGAGTCAGTGGAGTGGGTGTTTTCCGTCGCCAACCCATTCGTATTGCCACCGGATGTGATGAGTCTCGTACGACGAGGCGCTTTCAACTATCATGACGGTCCATTACCGCGGTATGCTGGAGTTCATGCGACGTCTTGGGCGCTGCTGGCCCAAGAGACCGAATATGCCATCACGTGGCATCGTATCGATGATGGTGTTGATACGGGGGACCTGGTTGTTCAGCGCCAAGTCTTGATTGCGCCCATCGACACGGCGTTAACTCTGAACCTCAAATGTTATGAGGCTGCAGTCGAGAGCTTCCGCGAGCTTTTAACCGGTCTAGCGAATGGGGCGTTAAGTAGCTGGCCGCAGGCGCTGGCGGACAGAAGTTACTTTCCGAGACGTCGACGTCCAGATGCGGCAGGCTGTCTGCGATGGGGTCGCTCCGCGCAAGATCTGTCAGCGACGACACGCGCCTTAGATTTCGGGCTGTATCATTTCAATCCGTTATGTCTGTCTAAGGCTCTTGTGGGCGATGACGTTGTCGCAGTCAGGTGCTTGGAGGTGTCGTCTGGCCGCTCGGGCTTTTCAGCGGGCTCCCTGGTTGAAGTCGACCCCGGCCATTGGCGGGTGGCGACGGGTACAAATGACGTTTATGTCTTCTTTGGCAGTTTAGGTGCTGAAGTTTTGGACGCGCAGACACTCGCGCGGCGCTGCGATCTTTATGTAGGCGATCGCCTCCCGATCTTGAGCGATGACGAGGCGCGGAGCATAACCGTTGCGCACGAAATGCTGGCGCCTCGGGAGGATTTTTGGCGACAGCGGCTTCAGCAGTTCAAAATGTCGCAGCTTCCTTTTCTGTCGTCTTCAGAGGCTATGGCTTCGCCCAGATGGCAGTCGAGTTCCCGACTCATTCCAATTGCTTTGGCCGAGTTGTCGGCAGTTGATCGCACTGAACACTTGCTGAGTGCTTGGCTGATATATCTCGCCCGCATCACTGGTGAATCAGAGCTTCAATTGGGATGGACTCCCGCGCCGAGCGGATCGCGAGCCGGGTTGAAATCGTCGATGGAGATGCTTGTTGCCTCTGTCGTGCCCATGCAAGTTACCATTGATCTTGATCGTGATTTTGCAGAGGTGCACAGGGCAATCGCCTTCGAATGCGCTCAGCTGAGGGAGAACGATAGCTTTGCGCGGGATCTTATCGTGCGCTGCCCGACGTTGCGGGGTATGGGGGCGCTACGGTCGCGCCGACCTTGGCCGATGGGCGTTACTGTTACGGAAAACAGCTGTTGCGCTGCGGATGATCTAGCTTCGAGCCCGACTTCTGAAACGGTCCTATCCGGCGATCTCTTGACGTTTGAGGTTTGCGCTCTGGATGGCAGCTTCCGATGGCACTTTGATGCAGGTCGCTTGGCTCCAAGGCAGGTCGACCGCCTGACGGAGCATTTGCAAAATTTGTTGTTTGCTGTGATGGCCGATGCGCAACAAGCGGTGGGGCGGATTGATCTGCTGTCGACTGCTGAGCGCGCGTATCTGTTGGAGGAGCTGAACCGGACGGCGGCGCCGTATCCTGAGCAGCAGTGCATCCATGAGCTGTTCGAGGAGCAGGTGCGCAAGGCGCCGGAGGCGGTGGCGGTGGTCTTCGAGGACGAGCGCCTGAGCTACGGCGAGCTCAATGCGCGGGCCAACCGGCTGGCGCATCACCTGATCGGGCTCGGGGTCAGGCCGGACCAGCCGGTGGCGATCTGCCTGGAACGCAGCCCGGCGATGGTGGTGGGGCTGTTGGCGATCCTCAAGGCGGGTGGCGCCTACCTGCCGCTGGATCCGGCCTATCCGTCGGCGCGGCTGCGCCAGGTGCTCGACGATGCCGCGCCGCAGCTGCTGCTGGCCGATGCGGCGGGACGATCGGCGCTTGGCTGCGATGCGCTGGGGGATGTGACGGTGGTCGATCTCGAGACGGCGACACCGGCCTGGGCCGAGCTGCCGGCCTCGAACCCCGACCCGCGTGCCCTCGGCCTGAGCTCACGCCATCTCGCCTATGTGATCTACACCTCAGGCTCAACAGGCACCCCAAAGGGCGTCATGGTCGAGCATCGGGGATTGGTCAATCTTGTAGCATGGCATGTGCAAACGTTTTGTCCGCAACCAGAAACCAGCTGTGCACTCACAGCTGGAATGGCATTCGATGCCAGCACTTGGGAGCTATGGTCTGCGTTGTACAACCGCAGCACATTGCTGCTCCCGCCCAGAGCACCGGCCGGAGATTCTCTACTTCTGCTGAAGTGGTGGCGTGATCAATCGCTGGGAGTTGGCTTTTTGATCACGCCGCTGGCCACGATCGTGTTGGAAGATAAGCTGGTAAATTCCACATTGAAGTACTTGCTTATTGGCGGTGATCGTCTCCAACGTGTGCCTGCGCCTCTACCAGCGGGTCTAAAGCTAATAAACAACTATGGGCCTACGGAAGCTACGGTCGTAGCGACCTCGGGACGGCTCTTCGTCGAAGACGTAGTGCCGCATATCGGCCGTCCGATTGCCAACACGCGAGTGTATCTGCTGGACGGTCATGGTGCGCCGGTTCCGTTTGGGGCGGTGGGGGAGCTTTACATTGGCGGGGCGGGAGTTGCGCGGGGCTATCTGAACCGGCCCGCGCTGACGGCGGAGCGGTTCATCGCCAGCCCCTTTGTGGAGGGCGACCGGCTGTACCGGACCGGGGATCTTGCGCGGTACTTGCCGGACGGCAATCTGGAGTTCCTGGGCCGCAACGACGAGCAGGTGAAGATCCGCGGCTTCCGGATCGAGCCCGGGGAGATTGCGGCGCGGCTTTGCGAGCACCCGTTGGTGCGCGAGGCGGTGGTGGTGGCGCAACAGGATGGCGCCGGCGACAAGCATCTTGTGGCCTATCTGGTGTGCGCGCCCGAGGCCGGCTCGGACGAGGAAGATGGAAGCACGTTGGCCGGCGCCTTGCGCGCGCATGTGAGTGCGCGGCTGCCGGACTACATGGTGCCCTCGGCGTTCGTGCGGCTATCGGGGCTGCCGCTGACGGTGAACGGCAAGCTCGACCGCAAGGCGCTGCCGGCGCCGGAAGATGATGCGTATGCGCGTCGGACGTACGAGCCGCCGCGGGGCGAGATCGAGACGGCGCTGGCCGAGATCTGGGCCGAGCTTCTGGGGCTCGAGCGGGTCGGGCGCCACGACAATTTCTTCGAACTCGGCGGACACTCGCTGCTGGCGGTGCAGTTGCTCAGTCGCGCAGTCGATCTCGGGATCAAGTTCAGCGCCGCCGACCTCTTCCAAGCCCCCGCTCTAAAGGAACTTGCATCGAACGTTCATTTGGAATCTCAGCCCAGCAGGTCGGGACTGATTTGTGTTCGAGAAACCGGATCGCAGCCGCCGCTGTTCTTTGTTCCCACAGGTTTGGGCGATTGCTCCTATATAGCCAGTTTGGCGCAAGAAATGGATGTCGACTGTCCTGTCTACGGTTTGCCATGGCCGCAATTCAGTGCAGCTCAATTTCCAACTGTTCAAGAGATCGCCTCGCAAGCTAGCATGGCGATTCGCGAGATCCAGCCGCGAGGTCCATATCGGTTCTCTGGATACTCATCAGGAGGAATCTTGGCTTATGCAATTGCGCAGCAGCTACTAAAGCTCAACGAAGCTGTTTCCTTCATCGGCCTAATTGACGTTGTTTTATTTGCAAATGCATCAAGGACATCACCCACCCAAATGATACAAGAAGTACTGCTGGAATCTCTCGAATTAGATGACGAGAAGTTCGAAATCCTCGACCGCTTCGCTGGACAAAATTCAATTTCCCGACTGCTTGAAAAGGCTCAGAGAATTGGGGCGATCCCTCTGGATCGTGATCTCCGCAATGACATTCTGACGTATGAAAGGGCCACGCAGTTCCAACGGGCGCTGGCCTTGTATCAAGTTCCGTCCCTTCCGGTTGAGATACACCGTAAGCGGAGCTTTTCTCCCATTTGA
- a CDS encoding transposase: MEQSGEEAEADGFVGKLTRRTRSGGRLWSAEIKGRAVFESMKPDARVCDVARRYGVKAQQLTRWRRLARAGRLALVTDDAADFVSIELSDPVASGKSEGPVEITIGKVSVRLDADVSAVRIAEIVTAIERGA, translated from the coding sequence ATGGAACAATCGGGGGAGGAAGCCGAAGCTGATGGCTTTGTAGGGAAGCTTACGCGCCGGACGCGTTCTGGAGGCCGGTTATGGTCTGCGGAGATCAAGGGGCGCGCTGTTTTCGAGAGCATGAAGCCCGACGCCCGGGTATGTGATGTCGCACGGCGTTATGGTGTGAAGGCCCAGCAGTTGACGAGGTGGCGCAGATTGGCGCGTGCTGGCCGGCTCGCATTGGTCACGGACGACGCGGCGGATTTCGTGTCGATCGAGCTGAGCGATCCAGTGGCGTCAGGCAAGAGCGAGGGGCCCGTCGAGATTACGATTGGCAAGGTTTCGGTCCGCCTGGATGCGGACGTGTCGGCGGTGCGGATCGCGGAGATCGTGACTGCGATCGAGCGCGGCGCATGA
- the istA gene encoding IS21-like element ISFK1 family transposase, with product MPTQRLSMRRIKEVLRLKHFQGLPERAIARSVGVSNGVVHSYLSRARSAGLSWPLPEGMTDEDLELLLFPAPRPASQSPQRPVPDWSYIDKELRRRNVTRRLLWEEYRAVNPDGFGYTWFCTTYEAWKGRVRPSMRQIHLGGEKVFVDFAGDTIDIVDPLTGEVQPMKLFVAAMGASNYTYAEACPSESLADWIRAHVNLFTFLSGTPTFVVCDNLKAAVSNPDRYDPGLNRTYAEMASHYGTAILAARPRRPKDKAKVEVAVQIAQRWILARLRNQCFFSRAELNAAIKTLVDELNARQMRGFGSSRAELFAELDKPKLTPLPDQPYGFARWKRCRLAPDYHVEVDGHWYSAPYRLIGELVDARIDDRTVEIFHKGQRIASHARAPNRRGHTTIADHMPSAHRRYGKWTPAAVIAAGERIGPSTAAFFQAVIDARPHPEQGFRTCLGILALVKSYGAERLDAACRRGILIKARSVASIRSILQNGLDRTFFDESFEHQPLRHGNIRGRDYFH from the coding sequence ATGCCTACCCAGAGATTGTCGATGCGCCGGATCAAGGAAGTCCTTCGGTTAAAACATTTTCAAGGCCTGCCAGAGCGGGCCATCGCGCGGAGCGTGGGCGTCAGCAACGGCGTTGTGCACAGCTACCTGAGCCGCGCCCGCTCTGCTGGGTTGAGCTGGCCGCTTCCGGAGGGAATGACCGATGAAGACCTGGAGCTTTTGCTTTTCCCGGCCCCACGACCAGCGTCTCAGAGCCCGCAGCGGCCGGTGCCCGACTGGAGCTACATCGATAAAGAGCTCCGCCGGCGCAACGTAACCCGTCGCCTGCTCTGGGAGGAGTATCGCGCCGTTAATCCCGACGGTTTCGGGTACACGTGGTTCTGCACTACCTACGAGGCCTGGAAGGGGCGGGTCCGACCTTCGATGCGGCAGATTCATCTGGGCGGCGAGAAGGTGTTCGTGGATTTCGCCGGCGACACCATCGACATCGTCGATCCCCTGACCGGGGAAGTGCAGCCGATGAAGCTGTTCGTCGCGGCGATGGGCGCTTCGAACTACACCTACGCCGAGGCCTGCCCCAGCGAGAGCTTGGCCGACTGGATCCGGGCCCACGTCAACTTGTTCACGTTTTTGAGCGGAACGCCGACGTTCGTGGTCTGCGACAACCTCAAAGCCGCCGTCAGCAACCCCGACCGCTACGATCCCGGCCTCAATCGCACTTATGCCGAGATGGCGAGCCATTACGGCACGGCCATTCTCGCCGCACGGCCGCGGCGCCCAAAAGACAAGGCGAAGGTCGAGGTCGCGGTGCAAATCGCCCAGCGCTGGATTCTGGCCCGGCTGCGCAATCAGTGCTTCTTTTCCCGGGCCGAGCTCAACGCCGCCATCAAGACACTCGTCGACGAACTCAATGCTCGTCAAATGCGTGGCTTCGGCTCAAGCCGCGCCGAACTGTTTGCCGAACTCGACAAACCCAAGCTAACCCCGCTGCCAGATCAGCCTTATGGCTTCGCACGCTGGAAGCGCTGCCGCCTCGCTCCCGATTATCATGTCGAGGTCGACGGCCATTGGTACTCCGCGCCGTATCGTCTGATTGGCGAGCTGGTCGATGCCCGTATCGACGATCGGACGGTCGAGATCTTCCACAAGGGCCAGCGGATCGCCAGCCATGCCCGCGCGCCCAACCGACGCGGACACACCACCATCGCCGACCACATGCCCAGCGCCCATCGCCGCTACGGCAAATGGACCCCCGCCGCGGTGATCGCCGCCGGCGAGCGGATCGGTCCTTCGACAGCAGCGTTTTTCCAGGCCGTGATCGACGCCCGGCCCCATCCAGAACAAGGCTTTCGAACCTGCCTTGGCATTCTGGCGCTCGTCAAAAGCTACGGCGCCGAACGCCTCGACGCAGCCTGCCGGAGGGGCATCCTCATCAAGGCGCGCTCCGTCGCCTCGATTAGATCGATCCTCCAGAACGGCCTCGATCGCACGTTCTTCGACGAATCTTTCGAGCACCAGCCCCTGCGCCACGGCAACATCCGCGGACGCGACTACTTCCACTGA